A region from the Saccharomonospora azurea NA-128 genome encodes:
- the asnB gene encoding asparagine synthase (glutamine-hydrolyzing), whose amino-acid sequence MCGLLGLVCGSEDDAAKAREAVGRALRCQRHRGPDETDTWANGRVVYGFNRLAIIDLEHSHQPLTWGPEDNPTRYTINFNGEIYNYLELREELAEEHGAKFATEGDTEAIVAAYHYLGTAAVGRLRGMFAFLIWDSERQVLFGARDPFGIKPLYYASGPDGVAFASEKKSLLELTDTLGIAQELDRTALQHYLTLQYVPEPESLHQGIRRVESGTSFTVSPGGEPRIERYFSPEFRAQPVSGAAQVAALHENIAEVLRDSVAKHMRADVTVGSFLSGGIDSTAIAALAKEHNPNLITFTTGFEREGYSEVDVAAESAAAIGVKHVVRTVSAEEMMETLPLIVWYLDDPVADPALVPLWFIAREARKHVKVVLSGEGSDELFGGYTIYREPLSLAPFEKVPGGVRKLIGKASTFIPEGTRGKDLLRRGALSLEERYYGNARLFRDDQLRPILRTFREGIGHRDVTAPWYELSQGWDPVARMQHVDLFTWLRGDILVKADKVTMANSLELRVPFLDAEVFRVASTIPLDQKITRETTKYALRRALDGIVPAHVLNRRKLGFPVPIRHWLRTDMYEWARGIVNDSKTDELLDKQAILAMLQEHKDGTLDHSRRLWALLVFMLWHGIFVEHRIKPEVPEPHYPVKL is encoded by the coding sequence GTGTGCGGCCTGCTTGGACTGGTCTGTGGCAGTGAGGACGACGCGGCGAAGGCGCGGGAGGCCGTCGGCCGTGCCCTGCGCTGCCAGCGGCATCGCGGCCCTGACGAGACCGACACCTGGGCGAACGGCCGCGTCGTCTACGGCTTCAACCGCCTCGCCATCATCGACCTCGAGCACTCGCACCAGCCCCTGACCTGGGGCCCTGAGGACAACCCCACGCGCTACACCATCAACTTCAACGGTGAGATCTACAACTACCTCGAACTGCGCGAGGAGTTGGCCGAAGAACACGGTGCGAAATTCGCCACAGAAGGCGACACCGAGGCGATCGTGGCCGCCTACCACTACCTCGGCACCGCGGCGGTGGGCCGCCTCCGCGGCATGTTCGCGTTCCTGATCTGGGACTCGGAGCGCCAGGTTCTCTTCGGTGCGCGCGACCCGTTCGGCATCAAGCCGCTGTACTACGCGTCCGGCCCCGACGGCGTCGCCTTCGCGAGCGAGAAGAAGAGCCTGCTGGAGCTCACCGACACCCTGGGCATCGCGCAGGAGCTCGACCGCACCGCCCTGCAGCACTACCTGACGCTGCAGTACGTCCCCGAGCCCGAGTCCCTGCACCAGGGCATCCGCCGAGTCGAGTCCGGAACCTCGTTCACGGTGTCGCCCGGTGGGGAGCCGAGGATCGAGCGCTACTTCTCCCCCGAGTTCCGCGCGCAGCCCGTGTCGGGTGCGGCGCAGGTGGCGGCCCTGCACGAGAACATCGCCGAGGTGCTGCGCGACTCGGTCGCCAAGCACATGCGCGCGGACGTCACGGTGGGCTCGTTCCTGTCGGGCGGCATCGACTCCACCGCCATCGCGGCACTGGCGAAGGAGCACAACCCGAACCTGATCACGTTCACCACCGGTTTCGAGCGCGAGGGCTACTCCGAGGTGGACGTGGCGGCCGAGTCCGCCGCGGCCATCGGGGTCAAGCACGTGGTGCGCACCGTCTCCGCCGAGGAGATGATGGAGACCCTGCCGCTGATCGTCTGGTACCTCGACGACCCGGTGGCGGACCCGGCGCTCGTGCCGCTGTGGTTCATCGCGCGTGAGGCGCGCAAGCACGTCAAGGTCGTGCTGTCCGGCGAGGGCTCGGACGAGCTGTTCGGCGGCTACACCATCTACCGTGAGCCGCTGTCGCTCGCGCCGTTCGAGAAGGTCCCCGGCGGCGTTCGCAAGCTCATCGGCAAGGCGTCCACGTTCATCCCCGAGGGCACCCGCGGCAAGGACCTCCTGCGCCGGGGAGCGTTGTCGCTGGAGGAGCGCTACTACGGCAACGCGCGTCTGTTCCGCGACGACCAGTTGCGGCCGATCCTGCGCACGTTCCGCGAGGGCATCGGCCACCGGGACGTCACCGCACCCTGGTACGAGCTCTCCCAAGGCTGGGACCCAGTGGCGCGCATGCAGCACGTCGACCTGTTCACCTGGCTGCGCGGCGACATCCTCGTGAAGGCCGACAAGGTGACGATGGCCAACTCGCTGGAGTTGCGAGTGCCGTTCCTGGACGCGGAGGTGTTCCGCGTCGCGTCGACGATCCCCCTGGACCAGAAGATCACCAGGGAGACCACCAAGTACGCCCTGCGGCGGGCGTTGGACGGCATCGTGCCCGCCCACGTGCTGAACCGGCGCAAGCTCGGCTTCCCCGTGCCGATCCGCCACTGGCTGCGGACCGACATGTACGAATGGGCGCGCGGCATCGTCAACGACTCCAAGACCGACGAGCTGCTCGACAAGCAGGCGATCCTGGCGATGCTGCAGGAGCACAAGGACGGCACGCTCGACCACAGCAGGCGGCTGTGGGCGCTGCTGGTCTTCATGCTGTGGCACGGCATCTTCGTCGAGCACCGCATCAAGCCCGAGGTCCCGGAGCCGCACTACCCGGTCAAGCTGTAG
- the ctaC gene encoding aa3-type cytochrome oxidase subunit II, giving the protein MGVSERTRGTRRGKAGKLAALAALVALTVTGCSGEEILRFGWPDGVTPEADKMRTFWTWAVVAALGVGAIVWGLIFWSMAFHRKKKGKNEPLPRQFQYNVPLELFVVVLPVVMVCVLFFFTAVTEQSVLAEEDDPDVVVDVTGFQWNWEFTYPEEQAENGQPVTTVGSSSEIPLMVVPTDRRIQYNLVSTDVIHSFWVPEFHFKRDVIPHPDKNNQDNSFQNTIDQEGAFVGRCAELCGTYHAMMNFEIRALSPDKYDRYIELRKQINPDTGQPNTAAEALSIMQGEGCDEKLCSPVATTTSPFSTDRTLRTASN; this is encoded by the coding sequence GTGGGCGTTTCTGAGCGCACCCGGGGCACACGACGAGGCAAGGCCGGCAAGCTAGCGGCGCTCGCCGCGCTCGTCGCTTTGACGGTCACCGGTTGCTCGGGCGAGGAAATTCTGCGGTTCGGGTGGCCCGACGGTGTCACGCCGGAGGCCGACAAGATGCGCACCTTCTGGACCTGGGCGGTCGTGGCAGCGCTCGGTGTCGGCGCGATCGTGTGGGGACTCATCTTCTGGTCGATGGCATTCCACCGGAAGAAGAAGGGCAAGAACGAGCCCCTGCCGAGGCAGTTCCAGTACAACGTGCCGCTGGAACTCTTCGTGGTCGTGCTGCCGGTCGTCATGGTCTGCGTCCTGTTCTTCTTCACGGCGGTCACCGAGCAGTCGGTGCTGGCCGAGGAGGACGACCCCGACGTGGTGGTGGACGTCACCGGGTTCCAGTGGAACTGGGAGTTCACGTACCCGGAGGAGCAGGCCGAGAACGGTCAGCCCGTCACCACGGTCGGTAGCTCCAGCGAGATTCCGCTGATGGTCGTCCCGACGGACCGGAGGATCCAGTACAACCTGGTGTCCACCGACGTCATTCACTCCTTCTGGGTGCCGGAGTTCCACTTCAAGCGGGACGTCATCCCCCACCCGGACAAGAACAACCAGGACAACTCGTTCCAGAACACCATCGACCAGGAAGGTGCCTTCGTCGGCCGTTGCGCCGAGCTGTGCGGCACCTACCACGCGATGATGAACTTCGAGATCCGTGCTCTGTCGCCGGACAAGTACGACCGGTACATCGAGCTGCGCAAGCAGATCAACCCGGACACGGGGCAGCCGAACACCGCCGCCGAGGCTCTGTCGATCATGCAGGGCGAAGGCTGCGACGAAAAGCTGTGCAGCCCGGTCGCCACGACCACGAGCCCGTTCTCGACCGACCGCACCCTGCGGACCGCGTCAAACTGA
- a CDS encoding cytochrome c oxidase subunit 4, protein MKVEARVFDIVAIFGLVVAVVYGVLTAQMTDDGIEPIGTIALLLSGGLALLVGSYFRFVARRIEPRPEDHEDAEISDGAGEMGFFSPGSYWPIGVAAAAALLSIALAFWQPWLIIVGIVVVIMSVAGLVFEYHTSRSH, encoded by the coding sequence ATGAAGGTCGAAGCTCGGGTTTTCGACATCGTCGCGATCTTCGGTTTGGTCGTCGCGGTGGTCTACGGGGTGCTCACCGCCCAGATGACCGACGACGGCATCGAGCCGATCGGCACGATCGCGCTCCTGCTCTCCGGTGGCCTGGCGCTGCTGGTCGGCAGCTACTTCCGGTTCGTCGCCCGCCGGATCGAGCCGCGTCCCGAGGACCACGAGGACGCCGAGATCAGCGACGGCGCCGGGGAGATGGGCTTCTTCAGCCCTGGCAGCTACTGGCCGATCGGCGTCGCCGCGGCGGCAGCGCTGCTCAGCATCGCGCTGGCGTTCTGGCAGCCCTGGCTGATCATCGTCGGTATCGTGGTCGTCATCATGTCGGTCGCGGGCCTGGTGTTCGAGTACCACACGAGTCGCAGCCACTGA